One window of the Sulfurospirillum arsenophilum NBRC 109478 genome contains the following:
- a CDS encoding lipocalin family protein, translated as MKKWILLCLSALLGYATELPTVSSVDLTRYLGRWYEIARFDHRFERGCSDVEAFYTLREDGMIGVVNRCRLQAENRTKEANGRAYIVDEKSNAKLKVSFFWPFYGNYWIIDLAEDYRYAVISEPSQEYFWILSRTGEMAQDDIDHILHLATALGFDTSKLIWRY; from the coding sequence ATGAAAAAATGGATTTTACTCTGTTTGAGCGCACTTTTGGGTTATGCTACAGAGCTTCCAACGGTTTCATCCGTAGATTTAACGCGTTATCTTGGGCGTTGGTACGAAATAGCACGGTTTGATCATCGTTTTGAGCGCGGTTGCAGTGACGTTGAAGCGTTTTACACCTTGCGTGAAGATGGAATGATCGGCGTTGTTAACCGGTGCCGTCTTCAAGCTGAAAACCGTACCAAAGAGGCAAATGGACGTGCTTACATTGTCGATGAAAAAAGCAATGCCAAACTCAAAGTAAGCTTCTTTTGGCCATTTTACGGTAACTATTGGATTATAGATTTAGCCGAAGATTACCGTTATGCCGTGATCAGTGAGCCAAGTCAAGAGTACTTTTGGATACTCTCTCGCACTGGTGAAATGGCACAAGACGACATCGACCATATTCTTCATTTGGCTACAGCACTAGGCTTTGATACTTCAAAACTTATTTGGCGTTACTGA
- a CDS encoding LysE family translocator, with the protein MFGLEFFTLTSIYFLALLSPGQDFFLIIKHALTHGYQKAWWSCLGIASGNALYIILAYMGHEYLSHYPLIVSFIEMGGALFLLYLGFLLLFAPKPHLENALHVKSKMAFKLFVQGLLSALLNPKNILFYFSLLFTIIKPETVLHVKIFYAMWMVGMLLVWDMVVALIFGNKRALRLFPYLFVVQKVVGIGLIGFSFKLALAWFQ; encoded by the coding sequence ATGTTTGGCTTAGAGTTTTTTACCCTCACGTCCATCTACTTTTTAGCACTTCTCAGCCCTGGTCAAGACTTTTTTCTTATCATCAAGCACGCCTTAACACATGGGTATCAAAAAGCGTGGTGGAGTTGTTTAGGCATTGCCAGCGGAAACGCGCTTTACATCATTTTGGCATACATGGGACATGAATATTTGAGCCACTATCCACTAATCGTTTCTTTCATCGAAATGGGTGGAGCACTTTTTTTACTTTACCTTGGTTTTTTACTGCTTTTTGCACCCAAACCGCATCTTGAAAATGCTTTACATGTAAAAAGCAAAATGGCGTTTAAACTCTTTGTTCAAGGACTTTTATCGGCGCTGCTCAATCCTAAAAATATTCTCTTTTACTTCTCGCTTCTTTTTACGATCATCAAGCCTGAAACTGTTTTACATGTAAAGATTTTTTACGCCATGTGGATGGTAGGAATGTTGCTGGTATGGGATATGGTTGTGGCACTTATTTTTGGCAACAAAAGAGCGTTAAGACTTTTTCCTTATCTTTTCGTTGTGCAAAAAGTTGTAGGAATAGGTCTCATTGGTTTTAGTTTCAAGCTTGCCCTAGCTTGGTTTCAGTAA
- a CDS encoding tetratricopeptide repeat protein has protein sequence MNKLFLIVALFATTALFALDFARESELQNECDHNNGVACLELGAMYHVGDGVRQSFSKAKELYNQSCTLGVAKGCSSLGYMYENGHAGTNYAKAAELYERACVNGDASACESLAMFYENGKGGSENMQKAVDYYDRACSGGLQSSCSHLGLLYEQDGNYEYAVVYYQNSCDAGGAQDCVRLGSMYYTGQGVAQREERAVKLFKRACELGEEVGCKNYELIKNSYYIE, from the coding sequence ATGAACAAACTCTTTTTAATCGTGGCACTATTCGCAACTACTGCGCTGTTTGCATTGGATTTTGCACGTGAGAGTGAGCTTCAAAATGAGTGCGATCACAACAATGGTGTGGCATGTTTAGAGTTAGGTGCTATGTACCATGTGGGCGATGGTGTGAGGCAAAGTTTTAGCAAAGCCAAAGAGCTTTACAACCAGTCGTGTACATTAGGCGTTGCGAAGGGATGTTCAAGTCTTGGGTATATGTACGAAAACGGACATGCAGGGACGAACTATGCTAAAGCGGCTGAGTTGTACGAGCGAGCCTGTGTTAACGGCGATGCTTCCGCTTGCGAGAGTTTAGCGATGTTTTATGAAAATGGCAAAGGTGGCAGTGAAAACATGCAAAAAGCAGTCGATTATTATGACCGTGCGTGTAGTGGAGGACTCCAAAGTAGTTGCTCCCATTTGGGTCTTTTATATGAACAAGATGGCAACTATGAATATGCAGTCGTCTATTACCAAAACAGTTGTGATGCAGGAGGTGCGCAGGACTGCGTGCGTTTAGGAAGTATGTATTACACGGGTCAAGGTGTTGCACAAAGAGAAGAGCGAGCCGTCAAACTTTTTAAGCGAGCATGTGAGCTTGGTGAAGAGGTCGGATGTAAAAACTACGAACTCATCAAAAACAGCTACTACATCGAATAA
- a CDS encoding AraC family transcriptional regulator gives MKTTKTTMTGYKEAPFVQIRQTLQSERAYESHAHPTLSIGFMMEGKTCFQTPQGAFFLEQGALAIIPPHTQHSCNPIKESKRSYVMVYLDADFCARIQARHFKEASTLLPLTSPLIFHKELFEAFTHIIKAFIKEYSPLHVKALESWLETFFWLYTKRCVIKETEETLHNVARFLESRIDETLSLSDLAKRFGLNSFVLARHFKQAYGCTPKHYALDLRIDHAKKLLQVGTSLALCAQYCGFVDQSHFHRFFKRHTALTPKEYQVNFVQ, from the coding sequence ATGAAGACGACAAAAACAACGATGACAGGCTATAAGGAAGCACCTTTTGTGCAAATTCGCCAAACCTTGCAAAGTGAACGAGCCTACGAGTCGCATGCTCACCCTACCCTTTCCATCGGCTTTATGATGGAAGGAAAGACCTGTTTTCAAACGCCTCAAGGTGCATTTTTTTTAGAACAAGGCGCTCTTGCCATCATCCCGCCACACACGCAACATTCGTGCAATCCTATCAAAGAGAGCAAACGCAGTTACGTTATGGTATATCTTGATGCTGACTTTTGCGCACGTATTCAAGCACGGCATTTTAAAGAAGCGAGCACGCTTTTGCCACTCACATCACCCTTGATTTTTCACAAAGAGTTATTTGAAGCATTTACGCATATTATCAAGGCATTTATAAAAGAGTATTCACCTTTACATGTAAAGGCATTGGAATCGTGGTTGGAAACATTTTTTTGGCTCTATACGAAACGTTGCGTCATCAAAGAAACAGAGGAAACGCTTCACAATGTGGCGCGCTTTTTGGAAAGTCGCATCGATGAGACGCTCAGTCTGAGCGATCTTGCCAAACGCTTTGGACTCAACTCATTTGTACTCGCACGCCATTTCAAACAAGCCTATGGTTGCACACCCAAACACTACGCGCTGGATCTACGCATCGACCACGCGAAAAAATTGCTCCAAGTTGGTACCTCGCTTGCCTTATGTGCTCAATACTGCGGTTTTGTAGACCAAAGCCACTTCCACCGCTTTTTTAAGCGCCACACTGCTCTCACGCCCAAAGAGTACCAAGTCAATTTTGTACAATAA